The DNA sequence ATCATGATCCTCAAACTAAACTTGTTTCAATTGAGCAAACTTCTAATTTAGGTGGAGGAACAGTCTGGCCTTTAGAAAGAATTAGAGAAGTATGTAAAGTTGCTCGAGAAAATGATTTATCTACTCATATGGATGGAGCACGTTTGCTAAATGCAGTTAAAGCAAGTGGTATTAGTGCAGCTGAATATGCAGAAAGTTTTGATTCAGTCTGGTTTGATTTATCAAAAGGATTGGGAGCACCGGTTGGTTCAGTTCTTGCAGGATCTGAAGAATTTATAGAAAAAGCACGTTACTGGAAACAGCGTTTGGGTGGTGCTATGCGTCAGGCCGGAATCATAGCTGCTGGTGGTATTTATGCCTTAGAAAATAATGTGGAGAGATTAAAAAAAGATAATGAAAATGCAAGTTATCTTGCTCAGGGCTTAGCAGATATAGATGGCATAAATATTAATGTAAGTAATGTTGATACTAATATTGCTTTATTTGAAGTTAAGAGAATGAATAGAGAAGAGTTTATAGATAAAATGTTAAGTGAAGGGGTTAGATTTAGTCCTTTAGGCAAAAAATTTGTGAGAGCTGTAACTCATCTTCATATTAGTAAAAATGATATTGAATATGCTCTTGAGTCTGTGAAAAGAGTTATGAGTTAAAATTGAAAGATAGGTGATTTTATGAAAAATTCTCTTGAGGTTGAAGGATTAAAAAAATATTATGGTAACCTTAAAGCAGTTGATGGGATTAGCTTTTCAGTTGAGGATGGAAGTGTTTTTGGGATGTTGGGGCCTAATGGTGCTGGTAAAACCACTACAATTGAAACGTTGATAGGTTTAAAAGAAAAAGATGGTGGAAAAGTTAGTATACTTGGCTATGATCCATTTTTGGAAAAGGATCTAAAAGAGATTAAAAAGAAAATTGGTGTTCAATTACAATCCCCTTCTCTTTTCCCCCGACTTACAGTAAAAGAAATAGTGAATTTATTTGCCAGTTTTTATCCTGATCCACTGGAAAATGATTTGGTGATTGAACAGGTAGGTTTGGAGAATAAAAAGAATGAGAGAGTAATTTCTCTTTCAGGTGGTCAAAAACACAGGTTGGCTGTGGCCCTGGCCATGATTAGTAATGGAGATTTGATTTTTCTTGATGAACCCACTACTGGCCTTGACCCCCAGGCTAGAAGACAGCTCTGGGATGTTATTCAGGGGCTTAAAGAAAAAGGAGTCACTGTTTTTTTAACAACC is a window from the Halanaerobiales bacterium genome containing:
- a CDS encoding threonine aldolase family protein; this translates as MEIKVDLFSDTGTKPSQEMRQFMAEAEVGDEQLLEDPSVNRLNEMAADLLGKEEAIYLPSGLMANQISFAVHCRPGDEIIMDKTAHPIHYEGGAAAIISGAMINGLDGQNGVFTADQVKNAIRSKDYHDPQTKLVSIEQTSNLGGGTVWPLERIREVCKVARENDLSTHMDGARLLNAVKASGISAAEYAESFDSVWFDLSKGLGAPVGSVLAGSEEFIEKARYWKQRLGGAMRQAGIIAAGGIYALENNVERLKKDNENASYLAQGLADIDGININVSNVDTNIALFEVKRMNREEFIDKMLSEGVRFSPLGKKFVRAVTHLHISKNDIEYALESVKRVMS
- a CDS encoding ABC transporter ATP-binding protein; its protein translation is MKNSLEVEGLKKYYGNLKAVDGISFSVEDGSVFGMLGPNGAGKTTTIETLIGLKEKDGGKVSILGYDPFLEKDLKEIKKKIGVQLQSPSLFPRLTVKEIVNLFASFYPDPLENDLVIEQVGLENKKNERVISLSGGQKHRLAVALAMISNGDLIFLDEPTTGLDPQARRQLWDVIQGLKEKGVTVFLTTHYMEEAEKLCDNLVIIDQGEIIAKGSPKKLINEYFEEKAVEFNDPGFSNEEIRDLKENLDVDRIGYEEKLNRFILYSKDIKKLMTNLINYSKSTKKEIDDITIRQASLEDVFIKLTGRGIRE